GCCTGCTTCTCGCTGTTCGAGGTTTGGGACGGGCGGTATTGGACCGTCGGCCCCGATTGCGCGACGTTGCCGGGGCGCGTCAGATCGGTGTAAAGGCCGGGATCAGCGGGGTCGACGCTGCTCGGATAGGTGAAGACCGGGATACCAAGCGCATTGGCTGTATCGACCTTCACGCCGGCGATGCCAGTGTTGATCGAAATGAGGTTGGTATCGCCTGTGGTTTTGCCCTTCGCGTAGGACACCATGCCCTTGATCTGGAAGCGATCGAGATTCCAGTCGAAGCCGCTTTGGAAATATTGTGATTTCTGATCGTATTGGAAGTCGCGCCGCTGCACGCCGAGGATATTGCTCGATCCGCTGGTGACGGTGCTGCTTACCACCACCGAATTGAGTGCCGTCGTATAGCTTGTGACGACATGGTCCGCATTCACGGTGGCGGTGCCAAGCTTTACTTGCGGGGTCGAACTGGTGCCCAACGATGGATCGAGCTGGTAGCGCTGGTAGCGGCCCATATCGAGCGCGTAGTTGGTGTCGAAGAGGCGCTGGTCGCGATTGTTGATCTGCGCCTCGGCATAGGCGCGGAAATTGTGCGCGAATTCATATTGCACCGTGAAGTCGCCCGACAGGCGTTTGTCGCGGCGCACCAGGTTGCGATAGCGCGGCGCGGTCGGTGCCCAGTCGAAGAACTGGTTCTCGCACGCAGCCCGACGCGTCGCGAAGGTGGCGGTCGATGTGCTGCCGACGTTGGCGCAGCTCGCATAGGTGGGGAAGGCAGAATACGCAGCGTTGGCGACCGTCGGCTTGTCCGAATGATCGAAGTCGGCAAGGCGGCTGTAATTGGTGTTGCTGGCGTAATCCTGCCGCGTCGATTTGTCGTCATAGGTGACGTTGAGCTGGACGCCGAGACCGTCGAGCAGGAAATGCGGGGTGCCGAGCACGATCGTGCCGCGTGGACGCCAGTCCTGCGTCGTCTCGAGATACTGTTCGGACAAGACGACGCTGCCGAGCGCCTTCTTCAATTCGAGCGGCTTGCGCGTTTCGACCAACACCGTGCCACCGATGCCGCCCTCGGTCAGGTCGGCGGCATAGCCCTTATAGACGTCGATCGACTTGACGAGTTCGGTGGCGAGCTCCCGGAAATCGCCGGCGCGGCTGCCGCTGGCTGAGACCTGGCTGACACCGTTGATCTCGACACGGTTGAGATCCGGCTCGACGCCGCGGATCGAGACTTGCGTGCCTTCACCGAAATCGCGGCTGAGCTGGACGCCGGTGATACGCGACAGCGAGTCCCCAACGTTCTTGTCGGGAAAGCTCGCAATGTCGTCAGCGACGATCGAATCGACCACCGTGCCGGCGTTGCGTTTGCGGTTGATGGCCGACTGCAATGAGGCGCGGGTGCCGACCACGATGACGTCCTGAGCGGCCGCGATATCGGGGCTGGTCCGCCCGGCGTCCCGCGGATTGTCTTGGGCGGATTGGGTTTCGACCGGCGGCGACACGTCGCCCGAGGCGCGGTCACGCGTCGCCGGCTCGACCGTGGCAGACGAGGGCGCGACGTTTTGGTCGTTGCGGGGCGCGGTCTTTGGTTGCGGCTGGATCGCGGGATTTGGCGTCGCGGTCTGCGCCGGGGCGATCGCGGGCAGCACACAGCCGAGCGTCAGCGCGACGATGGATGTGGTGCGGAAAAGCTGGGTACGCGGAGCCGAACGAGTGTTGGTCATGATAATCCCCCCCTGAGGCGGCCTGGCTTTTCGAGCCATTGGGCCGTCTTGCTATGATCTGATGCTGCGTTGGGTACGCCGCGCGCTGCCGAGGGCGGCGCGTATCGGGCCGGCATTTATGCATGCGTTGGCGGTTTCAGGTTGTCCCCTCGTAGTGCAGCGCGGCTCTTGCCGTCACATCGACTTGTCGCTTATCACCCACATTGTGGGCTGCTGTTCCGTTATATGTTGCGAAATAGTGAAGCGCAATCATAATTGTTGAGATGTGACGACGCCGTCGTCGCCGGGGAGAGACAGGATGATCGGGATGTGCAGCTATTTCTGGGTGACCGTGGCGCTCGGTGCCGTGGCGTTTCCATCGGCCTTCGCGGCATCACGTGAGTTCGAGAGGCTCGACCGTGGAATGATCGCGACGCCGGCGAAGGGTGGCGGCTGGCTGGTCAGTTGGCGCCTACTGGCGAGCGATCCGCGCGGGATCGGGTTCGACGTCTATCGCGACAATCGCAAGATCACGCCGCATCCGGTGACCGACGCCACCGCCTTCGTGGACCCGAAGGGGAGTGCCAAAGCGCGCTATACGCTTGCGATCGCGAACGGCGCTGCACGGGGAAAGCCGGCGCTGATGGCGCCTGACGGCTATCTGGCGATCCCGCTCACTCCCCCGCCGGGTGGTACGACACCCGATGGCGAGGCGTACAGCTATACCGCCAACGATGCCGGGGCCGGAGATCTCGACGGCGACGGCCGCTATGAGATCGTACTGAAATGGGATCCGACCAACAGCCACGACAATAGCCAGGCGGGGTATACCGGTGATGTGTTCGTCGATGCCTATACGCTCGACGGCAAGCGGCTCTGGCGGATCGACCTGGGGAAGAACATTCGCGCCGGCGCGCATTATACGCAGTTCCAGATCGCCGATTATGATGGCGATGGCCGCGCCGAGATCGCGATGAAGACCGCCGACGGCACGGTCGACGGTACGGGCACGGTGATTGGCGGTGCCAAGGCGGATTGGCGCGAGCATGGCGGCGAAGTGCCGCAGCCCGACCGCACCGGCGCCAAGCTGCTGCCCGACGGCACCAAGGTTGCGCCGCTGGTCGGCCGTATACTCAAGGGACCGGAATATCTCACCGTTTTCGATGGCCGCAGCGGCCGCGCGCTCGATACCAAGCCCTATGATCCGCCGCGTTATCCGGGTGGCAACCCGACGTTCGAGCAGCTCCGCGATACCTGGGGCGACGGCTATGCAAACCGCGCGGACCGGTTTCTTGCCGGAACCGCATATCTTGACGGGCAACATCCCAGCATGGTGTTCGGCCGCGGCTATTATGCGCGCACTGTGGTCGCGACTTGGGATTTCCGCGCCGGCAAGCTGGTCAAACGCTGGACGTTCGATTCGGCCGCCCCCGGCAATGGCGATTATGCCGACCGCGGCAATCACCAGCTAAGTATTGCCGATGTCGACGGCGACGGGCGGGACGAGGTGCTCTACGGATCGATGGCGCTCGACGACGACGGCAAGGGGCTGTGGACCGATCCGCTGTTTCATGGCGACGCGATGCACGTGGCCGATCTCGATCCGGCCCGGCCGGGTCTTGAGAAATGGGGCGTGCACGAGCAGGTGAAGACCAATGGCGGTATTGGCTCGGCGCTGCTCGACGCGCGGACCGGGCAGGTGCTGTGGACGAAGCCGGCCGACACCGATACCGGCCGTGGCCTCGCTGCCGATATCGATCCGCGGCATGTCGGCGCGGAATTCTGGGGCTCCAACAGCCGCGACCTGTTCGACGTGAAGGGCAACGCGATCGGGCCGGCGCCGCGCCAGACCAACTTTGCGCTCTATTGGGACGGGGATTTGTTACAGGAACTGCTCGACAAGACGACCATCAGCAAATGGGACTGGAAGACCGCCACCGCCGTCCCGCTGCTCGCTCCTGCGGGGCTGATGTCGAACAACGGCACCAAGGCGAACCCGGCTTTGCAGGCTGATCTTTTGGGTGACTGGCGTGAGGAAGTGGTTTGGCGCACCGCCGACAATCGGGAATTGCGGATCTATGTGACGCCGTATCCAACCACGCATCGGTTGGTGACGCTGATGCAAGATCCGGCCTATCGCGCCGGCGTGAGCTGGCAAAACACGGCATATAACCAGCCGCCGCACCTCGGTTATTTCCCAGGCAGTCTGACCGCGTCCGGGACGGCGAAATAGTCCGGCGCAGCACAACACTCGTCAGCCGCAGCCCCGCTGCTTACTACCCATAATATGGTATCACTTTATATATTGCGGGACTACCTTGGCAAAGCAGCGCGAGCCGTCCTATGCTGACGCGAACGCTAGAAGCGAGGAGAGGGCATGAGCGTTGGAGTGGTTCTCGCCAGCATCGGCGCGCTGACCATGTTCGGTATCGCGGCGCAGGCACCGCTCACCGATTGGCGGATCGAGGCCGAATCGCGCGATGCACAGGTCAGCGAACGTGGTGGTGTGATCGACATCGACACGCCCAAAGGGCTCACCTTGTGGTGGACGAAGCCGATCACCGCGCCGACGACGATCACCTTCGAGGCGATGGCAGTGTCCGCCGGCGGTGCCAATGACACGGTGAGCGACCTCAACGCCTTTTGGATGGCAACCAACAGCGACGGATCGTCGGTGCTGTCCAAGCCGCGATCCGGTGTATTCGCCGCTTATGACGATCTCCGAGCGTATTATGTCGGTATCGGGGGCAACCGGAACACGACGACCCGATTCCGTCGGTATATCGGCGTGCCGGGCAACCGCCCGATCCTGCCCGAGCATGACAAGGCCGCACCCGCCGACCTGCTGGTCCCCAATCGCTGGACGCGCATCGCGCTGATCGCCGACGGTCGCACGGTCGCGGTCGAACGCGACGGGCAACGGCTGTTCACGCTCGACGACACCCGCCCCTACACACGCGGCCATTGGGGACTGCGCACCACGTGGAGCCACCTGCGCATTCGGCGCGTGTCGGTGACGCATCTTTGATGGAGACCGAGACATGCTGAATCGCCGCGACACGCTGAAGGTGACGCTGGGGGCTGCCGCCACGGTGCTGCCGGTGCGGTTACGCGCGGCCCGGGGCGCGGCATTCCAGCCCGCGGCGGTGCGCTGGATCGATGGCGTGGCACCAGCGCTGCAGGCCGGGCAGACGTTCGGGGTTGCCTGGCCACGCGGTGCGATCAAGCGTGGCACCCTGTTGAGTGTAATGACTCGTGACGGCAAGCCGGTGCCCTCGCAGTGCTGGATCACTGCGAGTTGGCCCGATGGCTCGATCAAGTGGAGCGCGCACGCTATCCCCGCCGGCACCGCGCCCGATGGCCTGATCGTCACGCGCGGTCGCCCCGCACTGCCCGCCCGGCCCGTCCGCGTGACCGAAAGCGCCGATGCCGTGACGATCATGGTCGGCGATCTGCAATGGCGCATCGGCAAGTCGGGCGCGGCGCTGGTTCAGCAGGCGAGCATCGCCGGCAGGACCGTGCTCGGCCCGGTGACGCTGACCGGTGCCGCGCGAACCGAGCCGCTGCACGGCGCCGACATGCCGTTTGTGGGGCAGATCGAGCGGGTCACGATCGAACAGACCGGGCCGGTGCGTGCAGTGGTGAAAATCGAAGGCGCGCATCACACCGGGGAGCGTCGCTGGTTGCCGTTCGTCGTGCGGCTCTATGCCTATTCGGAGTCTCCTGGGCTGCGGATGGTCCACAGCGTCGTATTCGATGGTAGCGCTTCGAAGGACTTCGTCTCGGCGCTGGGCGTACGGGCGAGCGTGCCGGTGAAGGACGCCGCGCTCCATGATCGCCACGTGCGCTTCGCCACCGACGCGCAATTCTTCGCCGAAGGCGTGCGCCCGCTGACGGGGCTGCGGCGCGATCCCGGAATCGCGTTCAAGGCGGCGCAGGTTGCGGGTCGCGCGGTGCCGCCGCTCGACGCGATGGCCAAGGCGGTGCGCTCGACGCTCGAGCGTATCCCCGCCTGGGGCGACTTCCGGCTCGACCAGCCGACCGCCAATGGCTGGACCATCACCAAGCGAACCGCCCCCGATTACGGCTGGATCGATGCCGACGAAGGGCATCGCGCGCCGGGGCTTGCCTATGTCGGCTCACCCCAGGGCGGAGCGGCGCTGGGCGTACGCTATTTCTGGCAGCGGCATCCAACCGCGCTCCATATCGACGGCGCGACCGGCGACGACGCCGCGCTGACGGCGTGGCTATGGTCGCCCGAGGCGGCGGCGATGGATATGCGACCCTATCACGGGACGATGGGCATGGAACGTTTCGACGCGCAGAACGAAGGCCTGTCGGTCACCTATGAAGATTATGAGCCCGGCTGGGACGACGCGACCGGGATCGCGCGTACCAGCGAGCTCATGCTCTGGGCGTTCCCGGCGACCCCTGATACCGCGCTCCTTCAGGAGATGGCCAGGATGCAGGCCGAGCCGCCGCAACTGATGATCGCGCCCGAACACCTCCATGCCGCGCAGGTGTTCGGCGACTGGGGCCTGCCCGATCGTTCGACGCCCAACCGCGCTGCAATCGAGAACCAACTGAGCAACCTCGTCGATTTCTACGCCGGCGAAGTCGATCGCCGCGCGTGGTACGGTTTCTGGAACCATGGCGATGTGATGCACACCTATGACAGCGACCGGCATCGCTGGCGCTACGACATTGGCGGATTCGCGTGGGACAATAGTGAACTCTCGCCAGACCTGTGGCTGTGGTATCAGGTGCTGCGCACCGGTGACGCCAAGACGTGGCGTTTCGCCGAGGCGATGACGCGGCACACTGGCGAGGTCGATGTTTATCACAGCGGCCGCTTCAAGGGGATGGGCACGCGCCACGGCGTGCAGCATTGGAGCGACAGTTCGAAACAGCCGCGCGTCAGCAACGCGAGCTATCGCCGGCCGTTCTACTATCTCACCGCCGACGAGCGAGTGGGCGACCTGCTCCATGACTTGATCACGTCGGACCAGACGCTCACCACGGTCGAGATCGGGCGCAAGGTGCCCAACGCCGCGAAGAAGCTCGCGCTGCCGGCGGGAACGATCGAGATGACCTTCGGCACCACCTGGTGCCCGCTCGCGGCGGCATGGCTGACCGAATGGGAGCGGACCGGCGACGTGCGGTGGCGGGATCGCGTGGTCGCGGGGCTGGACAGCATTGGGCGTCTGCCCAAAGGCTGGATGACGGGGAGCGCGCCCTTCGACCTGGCAAGTGGGCGCTTCGTCGATCAGGGGCGTGGCGTCCAGGTGTCGCATCTCAACGCCGTGTTTGGCGCGGTGGAGGTGAGTGCGGAACTGATCCGCCTGTTGGACGTGCCGCGCTACCGCGCCGCGTGGCTGGACTATTGTCGGTGGTACAATGCCCCGCAGGTCGCCTATCTCGCAAGGTTCGGCCCGCCGTTCGGCCCGCGCAACCTGCGCGAGGGGCATTCGCGGCTCACCGCCTATGCCGCGTTCGAGGACAGGGACGCGGCACTTGCGACGCGCGCCGCGGACGAGTTTTTCTCTGGCGATGCCGGACTCGGGACGTGGCCTTCGGACCCCCGGCATCGCGTCGACGGGGTGCTCGAATGGCCGGGAGTCTCAACCAACGCCTCGGCGCAATGGGGTTTGGCGGCGATCCAGAACCTCGCGTTGATTCCCGAAGCGCTAGACCGCGCGACGATCGTCGCCCCGGACGCGCCGGGCCGGCGGCGGCAGGGCGACACCGGCCGGGATTAGGTGAGCGTCCCGTCCGAATGGTCCATCGATCTTTATAAGCGTCGGATGGCAGCTCCTGTCCGATCCTGACATTCGGCGCGAACGGCATGAATGGCATACTCTGGTCGACCGTCGCCGGCCGTTCGTGGGATATTCCTGCCCTTCTGGCCGGCTGTGACGAACGGCAGCTCCGGCCGTGACCCGTCATTATTGAAAGCTCCCGTTGACACAGAAGTGATGGGGTGACGCCCCCCGACTGCATCGATGTGCATAGTGGAGGTGTTGAGCACCACTGGAGGAGGCGTCCGTGTCAGAGTTTACCACGATGGGGTTGGATATCGCCAAGCATGTTTTCCACACGCACGGTGCGGACAGCACCGGAAGGGCGGTGTTCAGCCGCAAGCTCACGCGCGGCAAGCTGCTCGACTTCTTCCAGGCTCACCCACGCTGCCTGGTCGCGCTGGAGGCATGCGGCGGTGCGCATCACTGGGCACGCGAGCTGCGGGCGGCAGGGCATGAGGTCCGGCTGATCCCGCCAGCGTACGTGAAGCCGTTTGTGAAGCGGCATAAGAACGATGCTGTTGATGCCGAGGCGATCTGCGAGGCGGCACAGAGGCCGAGCACGCGGTTCGTGGCGGTGAAGAGCGAGCAGCAGCAGGCAGCGGCGCTGCTGTTCCGCACGCGCGACTTGGCAGCGAAGCAGCGTACTCAGCTCGCCAATGCCATCCGCGGGGATCTCGCGGAATATGGCTGGGTTGCGCCCAAGGGTGCGTTCCACCTGACAATGCTGGCTGACTTGTTGGAAGACGGCGAGATCGGTGAAACTCTGCCCGGAGCGGCGCAACCGATGTTCGCCATGATGGTCGACATGCTGGCGGATCTCGACAAGCGGATCGCCGTGCTGGACAAGGAGATCACGCGTCGTGCCCGCGAGGATGAGGTTGCACGTCGCCTGATGACCATCCCCGGCATCGGTCCGATCCCGCCACCGCAATCGCAGCGATCGCACCGCCAGCGGAAACGTTCGCAAAGGGGCGCGACTTTGCTGCCTGGCTCGGGCTGGTACCGAACCAGGCATCGACAGGTGGCAAGCAGAAGCTCGGCGCGATCTCGCGAATGGGTGAGCGAACGCTCAGGCGGCTGCTCATCATCGGCAGCGGCGCGGTCGTGCTCCAGGCGAGCAAGCGTGGCACGCTGGCGGGCTCATGGTTAGAGGGCATGCTCGCCAGAAAGCCGCGCATGCTGGTCACGGTTGTACTCGCGAACAAGATGGCGCGGACGGTCTGGGCGTTGCTGGTGAAGCAAAAGGATTACAGAGCTCCGGTCGCAGTCGCGGCATAAGCCGAGGCGGGCCTGAGGCGCAGGAAGGGCGCAGTCGGTCGAAGGAGGGTATGGCACAACAGTCGGCGAGACGGGGCCGAAAGAACCAGACCGAGCCGGTGTGCGCACGAGCACGCAGAGGTGATTGTGGTTCCGGTCCGCGAACTCCCATACAGGCCAGCAGCTTACGCTGCATTACAGGCCGGACAGATGGCAGCATCCGACTACGTGTCAGAACCTGAAGAAAACCGCTTGCAACCGTTGGGGCGTCCACAGATGGCTTCATCGCTGGTACGGATCGCACCCAAACGACGCGTTGCCGCCGAGCAGGGACGATTGGATCGATGAGGAGAACCCGGTCCACATAACGGCGTGTTTGTCGATGCACCGGAGATCTCGAAGCTTGGGTTTGACGGCATGAAGCCTGCCGCGACGGGCGGCCATCAACCGCCGACGTGATTCAAATGCGCGATCATGTTTCTCCGCACACGTGGATCACATCCTCCGCGCCGCTGCGATTCCCGCCACGAAAGCGCGCAAGTCGGTGCTCAACGACGCCAACCCTGCGTCATCCTCGCCGATCGAATGACCGGTCGGGTAGAAATGGCTGCTGCGGCGATCAACCGGCACGCCGGCCTGGTTCAACGCGAAGATGCCCGCCTCCACCGGCGTGGTAAGGTCGAAATAGCCGCCGCCGGTGAAAACCCGCATCGTCGGCTTGGCCGCCATCGCCGATGCGAGAAACGGTGCGAACGATCCCCCGGAATAGGCCCCGCCCCGCCCGGCTTCGTAATCCCACTTGAAATTGA
This genomic stretch from Sphingomonas panacis harbors:
- a CDS encoding TonB-dependent receptor; its protein translation is MTNTRSAPRTQLFRTTSIVALTLGCVLPAIAPAQTATPNPAIQPQPKTAPRNDQNVAPSSATVEPATRDRASGDVSPPVETQSAQDNPRDAGRTSPDIAAAQDVIVVGTRASLQSAINRKRNAGTVVDSIVADDIASFPDKNVGDSLSRITGVQLSRDFGEGTQVSIRGVEPDLNRVEINGVSQVSASGSRAGDFRELATELVKSIDVYKGYAADLTEGGIGGTVLVETRKPLELKKALGSVVLSEQYLETTQDWRPRGTIVLGTPHFLLDGLGVQLNVTYDDKSTRQDYASNTNYSRLADFDHSDKPTVANAAYSAFPTYASCANVGSTSTATFATRRAACENQFFDWAPTAPRYRNLVRRDKRLSGDFTVQYEFAHNFRAYAEAQINNRDQRLFDTNYALDMGRYQRYQLDPSLGTSSTPQVKLGTATVNADHVVTSYTTALNSVVVSSTVTSGSSNILGVQRRDFQYDQKSQYFQSGFDWNLDRFQIKGMVSYAKGKTTGDTNLISINTGIAGVKVDTANALGIPVFTYPSSVDPADPGLYTDLTRPGNVAQSGPTVQYRPSQTSNSEKQAKLDVDWQVDLGPLKTIEYGGQYRDQDYVSYNGGGARLLSAVGVVPQVYQDTANVSYSTNIVSAVTARTTKTGNGTYTNQLTQAEYASLISALGATSAGAPLFTGLQGAPGGIPSRIAFANFNASEIAKYFDLSGFDQDLTLNANGLPQIPAYTITETIAAGYVKADFETRVLGMRLTGNAGVRYTYTRDNGTGVNISRVTRFTSTGSVETVVLNAQQSTLKNSYADVLPAFNAALEFTPNLVMRANWAKNLARPKPSDLVATITCTDDATIAAADDTCTAGNPELVPYRADQWEVNLAWYPNRDTLISVDYYKKYESSFVVPGVTRSGVDLFKDGVLYTVRQPVNGFGALLDGIEGSAQTAFTFLPEPFDGFGASANVTFARAIRTNLTNAATGQPLLEYPGLSKWTYNASIFYDKGFLNARLSYNYRSDWLVTAADSNNGNLPIYRQGEGYLDGKITLRFPKYHTSLFVEMQNINNAYSRSYVKGIGTSEVYYAGRRLFAGLQLKF
- a CDS encoding DUF6250 domain-containing protein; amino-acid sequence: MSVGVVLASIGALTMFGIAAQAPLTDWRIEAESRDAQVSERGGVIDIDTPKGLTLWWTKPITAPTTITFEAMAVSAGGANDTVSDLNAFWMATNSDGSSVLSKPRSGVFAAYDDLRAYYVGIGGNRNTTTRFRRYIGVPGNRPILPEHDKAAPADLLVPNRWTRIALIADGRTVAVERDGQRLFTLDDTRPYTRGHWGLRTTWSHLRIRRVSVTHL
- a CDS encoding Tat pathway signal sequence domain protein gives rise to the protein MLNRRDTLKVTLGAAATVLPVRLRAARGAAFQPAAVRWIDGVAPALQAGQTFGVAWPRGAIKRGTLLSVMTRDGKPVPSQCWITASWPDGSIKWSAHAIPAGTAPDGLIVTRGRPALPARPVRVTESADAVTIMVGDLQWRIGKSGAALVQQASIAGRTVLGPVTLTGAARTEPLHGADMPFVGQIERVTIEQTGPVRAVVKIEGAHHTGERRWLPFVVRLYAYSESPGLRMVHSVVFDGSASKDFVSALGVRASVPVKDAALHDRHVRFATDAQFFAEGVRPLTGLRRDPGIAFKAAQVAGRAVPPLDAMAKAVRSTLERIPAWGDFRLDQPTANGWTITKRTAPDYGWIDADEGHRAPGLAYVGSPQGGAALGVRYFWQRHPTALHIDGATGDDAALTAWLWSPEAAAMDMRPYHGTMGMERFDAQNEGLSVTYEDYEPGWDDATGIARTSELMLWAFPATPDTALLQEMARMQAEPPQLMIAPEHLHAAQVFGDWGLPDRSTPNRAAIENQLSNLVDFYAGEVDRRAWYGFWNHGDVMHTYDSDRHRWRYDIGGFAWDNSELSPDLWLWYQVLRTGDAKTWRFAEAMTRHTGEVDVYHSGRFKGMGTRHGVQHWSDSSKQPRVSNASYRRPFYYLTADERVGDLLHDLITSDQTLTTVEIGRKVPNAAKKLALPAGTIEMTFGTTWCPLAAAWLTEWERTGDVRWRDRVVAGLDSIGRLPKGWMTGSAPFDLASGRFVDQGRGVQVSHLNAVFGAVEVSAELIRLLDVPRYRAAWLDYCRWYNAPQVAYLARFGPPFGPRNLREGHSRLTAYAAFEDRDAALATRAADEFFSGDAGLGTWPSDPRHRVDGVLEWPGVSTNASAQWGLAAIQNLALIPEALDRATIVAPDAPGRRRQGDTGRD
- a CDS encoding rhamnogalacturonan lyase; translated protein: MIGMCSYFWVTVALGAVAFPSAFAASREFERLDRGMIATPAKGGGWLVSWRLLASDPRGIGFDVYRDNRKITPHPVTDATAFVDPKGSAKARYTLAIANGAARGKPALMAPDGYLAIPLTPPPGGTTPDGEAYSYTANDAGAGDLDGDGRYEIVLKWDPTNSHDNSQAGYTGDVFVDAYTLDGKRLWRIDLGKNIRAGAHYTQFQIADYDGDGRAEIAMKTADGTVDGTGTVIGGAKADWREHGGEVPQPDRTGAKLLPDGTKVAPLVGRILKGPEYLTVFDGRSGRALDTKPYDPPRYPGGNPTFEQLRDTWGDGYANRADRFLAGTAYLDGQHPSMVFGRGYYARTVVATWDFRAGKLVKRWTFDSAAPGNGDYADRGNHQLSIADVDGDGRDEVLYGSMALDDDGKGLWTDPLFHGDAMHVADLDPARPGLEKWGVHEQVKTNGGIGSALLDARTGQVLWTKPADTDTGRGLAADIDPRHVGAEFWGSNSRDLFDVKGNAIGPAPRQTNFALYWDGDLLQELLDKTTISKWDWKTATAVPLLAPAGLMSNNGTKANPALQADLLGDWREEVVWRTADNRELRIYVTPYPTTHRLVTLMQDPAYRAGVSWQNTAYNQPPHLGYFPGSLTASGTAK